Proteins encoded within one genomic window of Phototrophicus methaneseepsis:
- the recO gene encoding DNA repair protein RecO: MSEGSFALNPDVNPNTRRQRTYRTQAIILKRRNLGEADRLLTLLTPDHGKIDAVAKGARKPASKKTGHVELFTRAEVLLSKGRELDILVQAEMTEPYLPLREELGRGAYASYVVELLDRFTFDGDVHQGDLYTLLEETLTRLSYDGDIRRAVRYFELYLLDSVGFRPELTECVITREAVEPIDQYFSYAEGGVVAPESRHLALATVPISVNALKVLRHMQRSPYVQVAALKITPDLHTELERIMLGYIQYTLENKLQSVDFIQRLRRMTAAD; this comes from the coding sequence ATGAGCGAAGGATCATTCGCTTTGAATCCCGATGTGAACCCAAACACGCGCCGCCAACGGACCTATCGCACACAGGCAATTATCCTCAAACGGCGCAACCTGGGCGAAGCTGACCGCTTGCTCACCTTGCTCACCCCTGATCACGGCAAAATCGATGCTGTTGCCAAGGGTGCGCGTAAGCCTGCCAGTAAAAAGACAGGGCATGTGGAGTTATTCACACGGGCGGAAGTCTTGCTCAGCAAAGGGCGTGAGCTTGATATCCTCGTACAAGCAGAAATGACAGAACCTTACCTGCCCTTGAGAGAAGAATTAGGGCGGGGCGCTTACGCAAGTTACGTGGTGGAACTACTGGATCGCTTTACATTTGATGGCGATGTACATCAGGGGGATTTGTACACGCTGTTGGAAGAAACGTTGACGCGTCTTTCCTATGATGGAGATATCCGGCGCGCTGTGCGATATTTCGAGCTATACTTGCTGGATTCCGTCGGCTTCAGGCCGGAATTGACCGAATGCGTCATCACGAGAGAAGCGGTCGAGCCAATTGACCAGTATTTTAGCTATGCAGAAGGTGGCGTCGTCGCCCCAGAAAGCCGACACCTGGCCCTGGCGACAGTCCCTATCAGCGTCAATGCGCTTAAAGTGCTGCGACATATGCAGCGCAGCCCTTATGTACAGGTCGCGGCACTCAAAATCACGCCAGATCTTCACACTGAGTTAGAGCGTATCATGCTAGGATACATCCAGTATACGCTGGAAAACAAACTCCAGAGCGTGGATTTCATCCAGCGACTGCGTCGTATGACAGCCGCAGATTAG